The following nucleotide sequence is from Actinomycetota bacterium.
GAATCCTCGGTCGCAGTCTCCGACGAAGCGGCGCCCAGAACCGGGGCCTCAGCCTCGGCGGCCGGCTTGGTGTCGATAACAGGTTCGCCTTCGGGGGCCGCGGCTGCTGCGCCGGCCTTCCGGCGCGGGGCGCGGGAGCGCCGTTCGGCAAAAGGAACGGTGGGAGCGCCGTCGCCCGCCGGGGCGCTCTCGCTGGCGGGAGTCTCGGCGGGAGCCTTGGCGGGCTCGGGGGCTGCCGGGGCTGCAGCGGCTTCGGCTGCGGCAGCGGCTTCAGAGTCGAGGGTGGCCTTGGACTTGCGGGTACGGGTTCGGGCAACCCTCTTGGGCTTGGCCTCCCCGGCCGCTGCCGGCTCGTCGCCCGTTGCGGCCGGAGTTGCCGGGGCGTCCGGCGGAGCGGCGTCGGCCTTGGGGGTCGTGCGGGCTTTGGTAGCCGCTTCGGCCTTGGGGGCCGGGTCGGTGGATGTGTCGGGCGGTGCGGTGTCTGCAGATGCTGCTTTTGAGGCTGCCGGAGCCCGCCGCTTGCGCGGGGCTCGGGGGGCAGTTGGCGGCTTGTCCTCTACCGCCCCTGCTGGTTGATCATTCAATTTCGCTCCGATCTAAACGAATCGGCGCATATGGATATTCATTACAAGACCGACACCAACAAAGCTGGTGATCAGCGACGTACCTCCATATGACACGAAAGGCAATGGAATGCCGGTAATGGGCATAATGCCGATCGTCATGCCGATATTTACAAACAACTGAAAACCGAGCATGGCCGCAACGCCGCCGGCCACGAGTGCACCAAAAAGGTCTTTGGAAAGCATAGCCGTCCGGATGCACCTCCACAGAACAACGCTAAAAAGTCCCAAAATAAGCAGGCCGCCGAGGAACCCCTGCTCCTCTCCGATGGCGGTAAAGATGAAGTCGGTGCGCTGCTCGGGCACGTAGGCGAGGTTGGTCTGCGTACCTTCACCCCAGCCCTTGCCGCCGATGCCCCCTGATCCAATGGCAATCTTTGACTGCTCGAGGTTGAAACCTGGTCCCTGGGGGTCGACTTCGGAGTCCATGAACGAGGTCAGGCGCGCAACCTGGTACTCGTGCAGGACGTCCAGCCGCAGCGCCAGGCCGCCGACCGCAACGGCCGCCACCACCACGAGGACCATCCAGCGGACCTGGACACCGGCCACCAGCAGCACCGCAAACGCAATGGCGAAGAGCACCAGCGACGAACCTAGGTCGGGCTGCAGGAAGATGAGCGCAGCCGGCACTGCGGCCAGGATCATCGCCTGGATCACCGGAGTGACGCCGGCCGCCGGGCCGTCGTCCCTGCGCTCCCGGGAAAGCACTGCGGCCAGGAAGACGATGTAACCCATCTTCATGACCTCGGCGGGCTGAAGCTGGAAAATGCCGAGGTTCACCCACCGTTGGGCGCCCTTCACCGTTTGGCCCAATGGCGTCAGCACCACGAGGAGCAGGAACACCAGGCCCAGGTAGAGCATCGGCGCGTAGGGCTGCAGCTGCCGGTAGTCGACCACCAGCGAGATGCCGAAGGCGATGGTGGCCAGCGAGAAGAAGATCAGCTGGCGCTTCAGGTAGTAGTCGGGGTCGAGCTCCTGAATGGCCAGCATCGGGGCCGATGCAGACCGGATCGCGATGCAGCCGACCGCCGTGAGGCCCATCACCGCAAGGATCAGCCAGCCGTCGACGTGACGGATGGGCGCCTTGGACGACATCGCCAGGCGGTCGCGCCCCGCGTAGTTGCGGCTTCCGAACTCTGCGAAATCAGTCACCGGCTGCCCCGGTCTCGATCTCCCTCAGCGGCAGGTCGAAGATTCCCTCGAAGATCCGGCCTGCGATCGGGGCTGCGGTCTCGCCGCCGTGGCCGCCCTCCTCGAGCAGGACCGCTACCACGTACTGCGGGTCCCGGGCGGGAGCGTAGGCCGCAAACCATGCGTAGGGATGTTTGTTGGCGAGCTCGGCGGTGCCCGTCTTGCCGGCGACCCCGATGGCGTTCAGCGGGGAGTTCACGAAGGTGCCGGCGGCCGTGCCGACGGTGGTCACGGCCTCCAGGCTGGACTGGATCGCCGCCAGGTTGGCCGGGTTGACCTGGACCGACCGGGACTTGGGCTTCTCGATCTCCCGTACCTCCTCCGTGCCGTCCATGAGCTTCAGCCCCAGGTGTGGGGTGTGCAGGGTCCCGCCGTTGGCGATGGCGGCGTAGGAGTTGGCCAGCTGCAGCGGAGTGGCCAGAACGTCTCCCTGCCCGATCGACATGTTGATGGTGTAGCCGGGAAGCCAGGTGGCGTAGGGGAACGCCTCGGGCAGCTGCTTGTTGACCCGCTTGAGCCAGCCCTCGTCGGGGACCCGGCCGGCCTTCTCGTACGGGATCTCCACGCCGGTTTTCTCGCCGAAGCCGAACCGGCGGGCGTAATCCTGGAGCACCTCGGTCTTGGTGCGGGTGAAGGTGCGGTAGAACTCCAGGCCCCAGGGGTAGAAGACCGTGTCGCAGGAGTCGGCCATGGCCTGGTTGAAGGTGAGCATTCCGGATGCCGACGTCTTCCAGTTGCGGAAGGTACGGTCGGCGATCCGCACGGAGCCGGGGCAGTCGAAGCGCCCGGTCGCCTTGGCGACGCCGGTCTCCAGCGCAGCCGCCGCCGTCACGGTCTTGAACGTAGAACCCGGCGGGTATGCCGCCTGGATTGCCCGGTTCAACAGGGGAATTGCGGGGTCCTTGTCGAGGGTGTCGTACTCGGCCTGGCTGATACCGCCGACGAACGCTCCCGGGTCGTAGTCCGGGAACGAGGCCATGGCGATGATCTCGCCGCTGCGCGGGTCCATGACCACCGCACCGGCTGCGGTCGCCGGGTATTTGGTGCCCCGCTCCCTGTCGGTGATGGTCCTGGCTTTCTCGATGCCCTGGGCCAGGGACTCCTCCACGATCTTCTGGATACGACCGTCGAGGGTGGTGACCAGGTCGTAGCCCTTCTTGGGCTCCTTGCGCCCCAGCACCCGGCGAACCTCGCCCGTGGAGTCCACCTCGAGCTTGCGCAGGCCCTCGGAGCCGTGAAGCTCCTTCTCGTAGGCGTACTCGATGCCGCCGCGCCCGATGATCGACCCCGGACGGTACTTCAGCTCCTTGTAGCGGTCGTCGTCGACCTGCTCCGGGAGGATCTCACCGAGGTAGCCGAGAACGTGGGAGGCGAGCTTTTGCTGGGGGTAGATCCGGGTCGGCTGGGCGGTCGTCTCCACCTTGGGGAACTCGTCCTGGTGCTCGCGGATGTAGACGACGGTGTCCTCGGGGACGTTTTCGGCGATGGGTACCGGCGTGAAGGCGGAAAGGGTCCGGTCCTCCAGGCGCTTGTTCAGCTCCTCGACCGTCGTCCCCAGAGTGGGGGCCAGCCGCTGGATGACCTCCTTCAGCTGCCCGGCGCTCAGCTCCTGGCGGCGAATCGAGACCACCAGCGACATGCCGTTGGTGACCAGCACCTCCCCGTTACGGTCCAGGATCTGTCCCCGGGCCGGCTCCTCGGGCACAACCCTGATCTGGTTACGCTCGGCCCCTGCGGTGAACTCGGCGGTGTTCAGCACCTGCAGGAAGTACAGGCGCAGGGCGAGCGTGAAGATGAGCGAGGCGAAGATCGCGCCCAGGAACGCCAGGCGCAGCCGGGTGGTCCCCAGGGTGTTCTTCTGGCTGATCATGCGAAGAGTCCTACCACTGGTAGACCCGCTCCGGCCGGTAGAAGGAGACGATGCGCCGCACCG
It contains:
- the rodA gene encoding rod shape-determining protein RodA translates to MTDFAEFGSRNYAGRDRLAMSSKAPIRHVDGWLILAVMGLTAVGCIAIRSASAPMLAIQELDPDYYLKRQLIFFSLATIAFGISLVVDYRQLQPYAPMLYLGLVFLLLVVLTPLGQTVKGAQRWVNLGIFQLQPAEVMKMGYIVFLAAVLSRERRDDGPAAGVTPVIQAMILAAVPAALIFLQPDLGSSLVLFAIAFAVLLVAGVQVRWMVLVVVAAVAVGGLALRLDVLHEYQVARLTSFMDSEVDPQGPGFNLEQSKIAIGSGGIGGKGWGEGTQTNLAYVPEQRTDFIFTAIGEEQGFLGGLLILGLFSVVLWRCIRTAMLSKDLFGALVAGGVAAMLGFQLFVNIGMTIGIMPITGIPLPFVSYGGTSLITSFVGVGLVMNIHMRRFV
- the mrdA gene encoding penicillin-binding protein 2, with the translated sequence MISQKNTLGTTRLRLAFLGAIFASLIFTLALRLYFLQVLNTAEFTAGAERNQIRVVPEEPARGQILDRNGEVLVTNGMSLVVSIRRQELSAGQLKEVIQRLAPTLGTTVEELNKRLEDRTLSAFTPVPIAENVPEDTVVYIREHQDEFPKVETTAQPTRIYPQQKLASHVLGYLGEILPEQVDDDRYKELKYRPGSIIGRGGIEYAYEKELHGSEGLRKLEVDSTGEVRRVLGRKEPKKGYDLVTTLDGRIQKIVEESLAQGIEKARTITDRERGTKYPATAAGAVVMDPRSGEIIAMASFPDYDPGAFVGGISQAEYDTLDKDPAIPLLNRAIQAAYPPGSTFKTVTAAAALETGVAKATGRFDCPGSVRIADRTFRNWKTSASGMLTFNQAMADSCDTVFYPWGLEFYRTFTRTKTEVLQDYARRFGFGEKTGVEIPYEKAGRVPDEGWLKRVNKQLPEAFPYATWLPGYTINMSIGQGDVLATPLQLANSYAAIANGGTLHTPHLGLKLMDGTEEVREIEKPKSRSVQVNPANLAAIQSSLEAVTTVGTAAGTFVNSPLNAIGVAGKTGTAELANKHPYAWFAAYAPARDPQYVVAVLLEEGGHGGETAAPIAGRIFEGIFDLPLREIETGAAGD